In Prosthecomicrobium sp. N25, one DNA window encodes the following:
- a CDS encoding thiolase family protein — MTRIVVAGYARSPFTPAKRGELAPVRPDDLAAQVIRALMERTGVPGEAIEDVFVGCAFPEGEQGLNIARLSALLAGLPNTVAGATINRFCGSSMQSVHAAAGAIRMDAGEAFVCGGVESMTRVPIMGFNPMPNPTIAAEQPGAYMSMGETAENVARRWQIPRDAQEAFAAESHAKAARAQAEGRFEAEIVPIRGKRGTVSADGCIRPDTTAGTLAALKPAFDADGTVTAGTSSPLTDGAAAVLVCTEAFAQKHGLAPLAAIRSIAVSGCAPEIMGMGPVEATRKALGRAGLKVSDLDVIELNEAFASQSLACIGDLGLDRARVNLDGGAIALGHPLGATGARIVGKAAQLLKREGGRYALATQCVGGGQGIATVLEAI; from the coding sequence ATGACGCGGATCGTCGTCGCGGGCTACGCGCGCTCGCCCTTCACCCCGGCCAAGCGGGGCGAACTCGCCCCGGTCCGACCGGACGACCTCGCCGCGCAGGTGATCCGGGCGCTCATGGAGCGGACCGGGGTGCCCGGGGAAGCGATCGAGGACGTGTTCGTCGGCTGCGCCTTCCCGGAGGGCGAGCAGGGGCTCAACATCGCGCGCCTGTCGGCCCTGCTCGCCGGCCTGCCGAACACGGTGGCGGGGGCGACCATCAACCGCTTCTGCGGCTCCTCCATGCAGTCCGTCCACGCGGCCGCGGGCGCGATCCGGATGGACGCGGGAGAGGCCTTCGTGTGCGGCGGGGTGGAGAGCATGACCCGCGTGCCCATCATGGGCTTCAACCCCATGCCGAACCCGACCATCGCGGCCGAACAGCCCGGGGCCTACATGAGCATGGGCGAGACGGCCGAGAATGTCGCCCGGCGCTGGCAGATCCCGCGGGACGCGCAGGAGGCCTTCGCGGCGGAGAGCCACGCCAAGGCGGCGCGCGCCCAGGCGGAGGGTCGCTTCGAGGCCGAGATCGTGCCGATCCGGGGCAAGCGCGGGACCGTCTCGGCGGACGGCTGCATCCGGCCCGACACGACGGCCGGGACGCTCGCGGCCCTGAAGCCCGCCTTCGACGCGGATGGCACCGTGACGGCCGGCACGTCGTCGCCCCTGACGGACGGCGCGGCCGCGGTCCTCGTCTGCACGGAGGCCTTCGCGCAGAAGCACGGGCTCGCGCCGCTCGCGGCCATCCGGTCGATCGCGGTCTCGGGCTGCGCGCCGGAGATCATGGGCATGGGGCCGGTGGAGGCGACCCGCAAGGCGCTCGGCCGGGCTGGGCTGAAGGTCTCGGACCTCGACGTGATCGAGCTCAACGAGGCCTTCGCGTCGCAGTCGCTCGCCTGCATCGGCGACCTCGGGCTCGACCGGGCGCGGGTCAACCTGGACGGCGGGGCGATCGCGCTCGGCCATCCGCTCGGGGCGACGGGGGCGCGGATCGTCGGCAAGGCCGCTCAGCTCCTGAAGCGGGAGGGCGGGCGCTATGCGCTCGCCACCCAATGCGTCGGCGGCGGCCAGGGGATCGCCACGGTGCTGGAGGCGATCTGA
- a CDS encoding acyl-CoA dehydrogenase C-terminal domain-containing protein, with translation MPVYKAPLRDMRFVLYELMDGDGLSALPGLEEFGRDLVDPILEEAARLSEQVLFPLNRSGDEEGCRFENGVVRAPAGFPEAYRTFREGGWTALSCDPAYGGQGAPTTVATLFQEMMCSANLSFGIYPGLSHGAYVALHGYASDDLKARFLPKLVDGTWSGTMCLTEPQCGTDLGLIRTTATPAEDGGYRITGTKIFISAGEHDLTENIVHLVLARLPGAPKGTAGISLFLVPKFMPTEDGRPGARNGVSCGAIEHKMGIKASATCVMNFDGATGWLVGEPHKGMRAMFAMMNAERLAVGVQGLGLAEVSYQNAVLYARERLQGRSLTGAKHPEKPADPIVVHPDVRRMLLTARAYTEGSRALACWVARSVDTAKYHPDPAVRQEADDFVQLITPVVKALLTDLGFETTNIGVQVFGGHGFIRDHGQEQYVRDCRIAQLYEGTNGIQALDLVGRKMPAHTGRYLRRFFHPVSAWLDARMNDPALEPYVPPVAKAFGRLQTATATIAQRGLSRPEEAGAAASEYLRLFGLVALGYLWARSAEVALARAGDDPDGFYRAKTVTARFYMERILPQTGALLSSLMAGSRTMMSFDEAAF, from the coding sequence ATGCCCGTCTACAAGGCCCCGCTGCGCGACATGCGCTTCGTGCTCTACGAGCTCATGGACGGCGACGGGCTTTCTGCCCTGCCGGGCCTGGAGGAATTCGGGCGCGACCTCGTCGATCCCATCCTGGAGGAGGCCGCCAGGCTCTCCGAACAGGTGCTATTCCCGCTGAACCGGTCGGGGGACGAGGAGGGCTGCCGGTTCGAGAACGGCGTGGTGCGCGCGCCGGCCGGGTTCCCGGAGGCCTACCGGACGTTCCGGGAGGGCGGCTGGACCGCGCTCTCCTGCGATCCGGCCTATGGCGGCCAGGGCGCGCCGACGACGGTGGCCACGCTCTTCCAGGAGATGATGTGCTCGGCCAACCTCTCCTTCGGCATCTACCCGGGCCTCAGCCACGGCGCCTACGTGGCCCTGCACGGCTACGCCTCGGACGACCTGAAGGCCCGCTTCCTGCCGAAACTCGTGGACGGCACCTGGTCGGGCACCATGTGCCTCACCGAGCCGCAGTGCGGAACGGATCTCGGGCTGATCCGGACGACGGCCACCCCGGCGGAGGACGGCGGCTACCGGATCACGGGGACGAAGATCTTCATTTCGGCGGGCGAGCACGACCTGACCGAAAACATCGTCCACCTCGTGCTGGCGCGGCTGCCGGGGGCGCCGAAGGGGACGGCCGGGATCAGCCTCTTCCTGGTGCCGAAGTTCATGCCGACCGAGGACGGCCGGCCGGGCGCGCGCAACGGCGTCTCATGCGGCGCCATCGAGCACAAGATGGGGATCAAGGCCTCGGCCACCTGCGTGATGAATTTCGACGGCGCCACGGGCTGGCTGGTCGGCGAGCCCCACAAGGGCATGCGCGCCATGTTCGCCATGATGAATGCCGAGCGGCTGGCGGTCGGGGTGCAGGGGCTCGGGCTCGCCGAGGTCAGCTATCAGAACGCCGTGCTGTATGCGCGGGAGCGGCTGCAGGGCCGCTCGCTCACGGGCGCGAAGCATCCCGAAAAGCCGGCGGACCCGATCGTGGTGCACCCGGACGTCCGGCGCATGCTCCTGACCGCGCGCGCCTATACGGAGGGGTCGCGAGCCCTGGCCTGCTGGGTGGCACGGTCCGTCGACACGGCGAAGTACCATCCGGACCCTGCGGTGCGGCAGGAGGCGGACGACTTCGTCCAGCTGATCACACCGGTGGTGAAGGCGCTCCTTACCGACCTCGGCTTCGAGACGACCAACATCGGCGTCCAGGTGTTCGGCGGACACGGCTTCATCCGCGACCACGGCCAGGAGCAATACGTGCGCGATTGCCGGATCGCGCAGCTCTACGAGGGAACGAACGGCATCCAGGCGCTCGATCTCGTCGGCCGCAAGATGCCCGCCCATACGGGGCGCTACCTCCGGCGCTTCTTCCACCCGGTTTCGGCGTGGCTGGACGCGCGGATGAACGACCCGGCGCTCGAGCCTTACGTGCCGCCGGTCGCCAAGGCCTTCGGGCGGCTCCAGACGGCGACCGCGACCATCGCGCAGCGCGGGCTGTCGCGGCCCGAGGAGGCGGGGGCGGCGGCGAGCGAATATCTCCGGCTCTTCGGGCTGGTCGCCCTCGGCTACCTCTGGGCACGGAGCGCGGAGGTCGCCCTGGCCCGGGCGGGGGACGACCCGGACGGGTTCTACCGGGCCAAGACCGTCACGGCGCGCTTCTACATGGAGCGCATCCTGCCGCAGACGGGGGCGCTGCTGTCGAGCCTCATGGCCGGGTCGCGGACCATGATGAGCTTCGACGAGGCGGCTTTCTGA
- a CDS encoding OsmC family protein — protein sequence MDANELRAMQAPIKDKYKTAPDAAKITLRAKGSVDDQHLACKVETGRALAIAGLHPATGGSGQELCSGDMLLEALVACAGVTLKAVATALEIPLRSAHVFAEGDLDFRGTLGVAKDAAVGFEAIRLRFEVDTDAPQEKIDTLLKLTERYCVVFQTINKRPELSAGIVNVAAA from the coding sequence ATGGACGCCAACGAACTCCGGGCCATGCAGGCGCCGATCAAGGACAAGTACAAGACCGCGCCGGACGCGGCGAAGATCACCCTCAGGGCCAAAGGCTCGGTCGACGACCAGCATCTCGCCTGCAAGGTCGAGACCGGGCGGGCGCTCGCGATCGCGGGGCTGCATCCGGCGACGGGCGGCAGCGGGCAGGAGCTCTGCTCGGGGGACATGCTCCTGGAGGCGCTGGTCGCCTGCGCGGGCGTCACCCTCAAGGCGGTGGCGACCGCGCTGGAGATCCCGCTCCGCTCCGCCCATGTCTTCGCCGAGGGCGATCTCGACTTCCGCGGCACGCTCGGCGTCGCCAAGGACGCGGCGGTCGGGTTCGAGGCGATCCGGCTCCGGTTCGAGGTCGACACCGATGCGCCGCAGGAGAAGATCGACACGCTCCTGAAGCTCACGGAGCGCTATTGCGTCGTCTTCCAGACGATCAACAAGCGGCCTGAGCTCTCCGCCGGGATCGTCAACGTCGCGGCGGCCTGA
- a CDS encoding cytochrome P450 — protein MDRSESLGAAGGRDLAASFDLTRLPPSFYEDPYPTYRALREHEPVKRLPNGAVFLSRYRDVLQVYKDPKVFSSDKKVEFKPKYGDSPLYEHHTTSLVFNDPPLHTRVRRLIAGALTPRAVAGMEPALVALVDRLLDRMAEKGRADLIEDFAAAIPVEVIGNLLGVPHADRGPLRDWSLAILGALEPVLTPAAAERGNRAVTEFLAYLEGLVADRRARPGNPETDVLTRLVQGEADGERLTHAELLQNCIFLLNAGHETTTNLIGNGLVTLLEHASEKARLLADPSLLKRAVEEFLRYESSNQLGNRITTAPVEIGGTALPAGTLITLCIGGANRDPEVFPDPERLDVGRSPNPHLAFASGIHQCAGMSLARLEGAVAIGRFLARFPGYRFDGAPVRGGRARFRGFLAVPVRVA, from the coding sequence TTGGACCGGAGCGAAAGCCTTGGGGCTGCCGGGGGACGGGATCTCGCCGCCTCCTTCGACCTGACCCGACTGCCGCCGAGCTTCTACGAGGACCCCTACCCCACCTACCGGGCGCTGCGGGAGCACGAGCCGGTGAAGCGGCTGCCGAACGGGGCGGTCTTCCTGTCGCGCTACCGCGACGTGCTACAGGTCTACAAGGACCCGAAGGTCTTCTCGTCGGACAAGAAGGTCGAGTTCAAGCCGAAGTACGGCGACAGCCCGCTCTACGAGCACCACACGACGAGCCTCGTCTTCAACGACCCGCCCCTGCACACGCGGGTCCGCCGCCTGATCGCGGGCGCCCTGACGCCGCGGGCGGTCGCGGGCATGGAGCCGGCGCTGGTCGCGCTCGTCGACCGGCTTCTCGACCGCATGGCCGAGAAGGGCCGGGCCGACCTGATCGAGGACTTCGCGGCGGCGATCCCGGTCGAGGTGATCGGCAACCTGCTCGGCGTGCCGCACGCGGACCGGGGGCCGCTCAGGGACTGGTCGCTCGCGATCCTGGGCGCGCTCGAGCCGGTGCTGACGCCGGCGGCGGCCGAGCGCGGCAACCGGGCCGTGACCGAGTTCCTGGCCTACCTGGAGGGCCTGGTGGCCGACCGGCGGGCGCGGCCGGGCAACCCGGAGACGGACGTGCTCACCCGGCTCGTCCAGGGCGAGGCGGACGGGGAGCGGCTGACCCACGCGGAGCTCCTGCAGAACTGCATCTTCCTCCTCAACGCCGGGCACGAGACGACCACCAACCTGATCGGCAACGGGCTCGTCACCCTGCTGGAGCACGCGAGCGAGAAGGCGCGGCTGCTCGCCGACCCGTCGCTCCTGAAGCGGGCCGTCGAGGAGTTCCTGCGCTACGAGAGCTCCAACCAGCTCGGCAACCGGATCACGACCGCGCCGGTGGAGATCGGCGGGACGGCGCTGCCGGCGGGCACGCTCATCACGCTCTGCATCGGCGGGGCCAACCGGGACCCGGAGGTCTTCCCCGATCCGGAGCGGCTGGACGTCGGACGCAGCCCGAATCCGCATCTCGCCTTCGCGTCCGGCATTCACCAGTGCGCGGGCATGAGCCTCGCGCGCCTGGAAGGCGCCGTCGCGATCGGGCGCTTCCTCGCCCGCTTCCCCGGCTACCGCTTCGACGGGGCGCCCGTCCGCGGCGGGCGGGCCCGGTTCCGCGGCTTCCTCGCCGTACCGGTCCGGGTCGCCTGA
- a CDS encoding ABC transporter permease, translating to MTVAETSSPAAAAPRGPRLLPSPRLVAGLVLPVLLAIGWEAAVRLGWSSGRLMPPPSRIFATLAELWGSGELTRHIAATTLRVAAGFGLGVLAGTLAGAVTGYSGIARRLLDPTLQGLRSIPSIAWVPLFILWLGIFEESKVALIAVGVFFPVYLGVMGAILSVDRKIVEVGRIFRLSGPALVRRILLPAILPAYVLALRSGLGLGWMFVVAAEFMGASEGLGYLLVDGQQLGKPDQIVAAILCFAVLGKVTDGLLAAGSAPFLRWQDSFRRGD from the coding sequence GTGACGGTGGCCGAGACCTCGTCGCCGGCCGCCGCCGCCCCGCGCGGGCCCCGTCTCCTCCCCTCCCCGCGGCTCGTCGCCGGGCTCGTGCTGCCGGTCCTGCTGGCGATCGGCTGGGAGGCCGCGGTCCGCCTCGGCTGGTCGAGCGGTCGCCTGATGCCGCCGCCGAGCCGCATCTTCGCCACCCTGGCGGAGCTGTGGGGCTCGGGCGAGCTGACGCGCCACATCGCCGCGACCACCCTCAGGGTGGCGGCCGGCTTCGGGCTCGGCGTCCTGGCCGGCACGCTCGCCGGCGCCGTCACGGGCTATTCAGGCATCGCCCGGCGGCTCCTCGACCCGACGCTGCAGGGGCTGCGCTCCATCCCGTCGATCGCCTGGGTGCCCCTCTTCATCCTGTGGCTCGGGATCTTCGAGGAATCCAAGGTCGCGCTGATCGCCGTCGGGGTGTTCTTCCCGGTCTATCTCGGGGTCATGGGCGCGATCCTGTCGGTCGACCGCAAGATCGTCGAGGTCGGCCGGATCTTCCGGCTCTCCGGGCCGGCGCTGGTCCGGCGCATCCTGTTGCCCGCCATCCTGCCCGCCTACGTGCTGGCGCTGCGCTCGGGGCTGGGGCTCGGGTGGATGTTCGTGGTCGCGGCCGAGTTCATGGGTGCGTCGGAAGGGCTCGGCTATCTCTTGGTCGACGGCCAGCAGCTCGGCAAGCCGGACCAGATCGTCGCCGCGATCCTGTGCTTCGCCGTGCTCGGCAAGGTGACGGACGGGCTCCTGGCGGCCGGCTCCGCGCCGTTCCTGCGCTGGCAGGACAGCTTCCGGCGGGGAGACTGA
- a CDS encoding long-chain-fatty-acid--CoA ligase produces MEPNARDLSAAGLPKGPAWAVLDEAVAAFASRPCIDFLGKRWTYAEIGDLVERAAKGFQDLGVGPGVRVGLCLPNTPYAIVAFFGVLKAGGTVVNYNPLYVERELANQIEDSGTSIMVTMDLALIYPKVAGLLGRTSLKTIVVCPMAAVLPFPKRQLFPILRRKELAAIPDDARHVKWDRLLAAKGARPVTVDPDRDVAVLQYTGGTTGVPKGAMLTHGNLSAQLEQMRRVIPKAEPGYEKLLCVLPLFHVFAMSVGMFLGLKLGAELILLPRFELAQVIDVVARKRPTLFPGVPTLYAAINTAMENAPVDLTSLKYCISGGAPLPAEILKAFEARSGCRLVEGYGLTECSPVVAVNPLDAPGKAGSIGKPVPGTTIEIRSPDDGSLVPEGEKGELCILGPQVMAGYWNRPEETKAVFRGPALRTGDVGYRDPDGFIFIVDRIKDLILCSGFNVYPRVIEEALYQHPAVSEAVAIGVPDPYRGQAPKAFVTLRADASARPEDLMAFLAGYLSRIEMPKEIEIRDTLPKTMIGKLSKKELVAEEAAKAGQGAQARQGETA; encoded by the coding sequence ATGGAGCCGAACGCCCGGGACCTGTCTGCGGCGGGCCTGCCGAAGGGGCCGGCCTGGGCCGTCCTGGACGAGGCCGTCGCCGCCTTCGCGTCGCGGCCCTGCATCGACTTCCTCGGCAAGCGCTGGACCTATGCGGAGATCGGCGATCTCGTCGAGCGGGCCGCCAAGGGGTTCCAGGACCTGGGCGTCGGGCCGGGGGTGCGGGTCGGCCTCTGCCTGCCCAATACGCCCTACGCGATCGTGGCCTTCTTCGGGGTGCTGAAGGCGGGCGGGACGGTGGTGAACTACAACCCGCTCTATGTGGAGCGGGAACTCGCGAACCAGATCGAGGATTCGGGGACCTCGATCATGGTGACGATGGACCTGGCGCTGATCTACCCGAAGGTCGCGGGCCTCCTCGGACGGACGAGCCTGAAGACGATCGTCGTCTGCCCGATGGCGGCGGTCCTGCCCTTCCCCAAGCGCCAGCTCTTCCCGATCCTGAGGCGCAAGGAGCTGGCGGCGATCCCGGACGACGCCCGCCACGTGAAGTGGGACCGCCTCCTCGCCGCGAAGGGCGCCCGGCCGGTCACGGTCGATCCGGACCGGGACGTGGCGGTTCTGCAATACACGGGCGGGACCACCGGGGTGCCCAAGGGGGCGATGCTGACCCACGGCAACCTCTCGGCCCAGCTCGAGCAGATGCGCCGGGTGATCCCGAAGGCCGAGCCCGGCTACGAGAAGCTCCTCTGCGTGCTGCCGCTCTTCCATGTCTTCGCCATGTCGGTCGGCATGTTCCTGGGGCTGAAGCTCGGGGCGGAGCTGATCCTGCTGCCGCGCTTCGAACTCGCGCAGGTGATCGACGTGGTCGCCCGGAAGCGGCCGACCCTGTTCCCCGGCGTGCCGACCCTCTACGCGGCGATCAACACCGCCATGGAGAACGCCCCGGTCGACCTGACCAGCCTCAAATACTGCATCTCGGGCGGGGCGCCGCTGCCGGCAGAGATCCTGAAGGCCTTCGAGGCGCGGTCCGGCTGCCGGCTGGTCGAGGGCTACGGGCTCACCGAGTGCTCGCCCGTGGTCGCCGTCAACCCGCTCGACGCGCCCGGCAAGGCGGGGTCGATCGGCAAGCCCGTGCCGGGCACGACCATCGAGATCCGCTCGCCCGACGACGGCAGCCTCGTGCCGGAGGGCGAGAAGGGCGAACTCTGCATCCTCGGGCCGCAGGTGATGGCGGGCTACTGGAACCGGCCGGAGGAGACGAAGGCGGTCTTCCGCGGGCCGGCGCTCAGGACCGGGGACGTCGGCTACCGCGACCCGGACGGGTTCATCTTCATCGTCGACCGGATCAAGGACTTGATCCTGTGCTCCGGGTTCAACGTCTATCCCCGGGTGATCGAGGAGGCGCTCTACCAGCACCCGGCGGTCTCCGAGGCGGTGGCGATCGGGGTGCCGGACCCCTATCGCGGCCAGGCGCCCAAGGCCTTCGTCACGTTGCGGGCCGACGCCAGCGCCAGGCCCGAGGACCTGATGGCCTTCCTCGCCGGCTACCTGTCGCGCATCGAGATGCCGAAAGAGATCGAGATCCGCGACACACTTCCGAAAACCATGATCGGCAAGCTGTCCAAGAAGGAACTGGTCGCCGAGGAGGCGGCCAAGGCCGGACAGGGCGCGCAAGCCCGACAGGGAGAGACTGCATGA
- a CDS encoding 3-hydroxyacyl-CoA dehydrogenase/enoyl-CoA hydratase family protein gives MAEIGRVAVIGAGVMGAGIAAHVANAGVPVLLLDIVPAGAADRSAIAKGAVEKMLKTEPAPFMSAAAAKLVETGNIEDDLGRLADCDWIVEAVVEKLEVKQGLYARIEAVRKPGSVVSSNTSTIPLGRLVEGLTDRFKSDFLITHFFNPPRYMRLLEIVSGPATRPEATAAVARFADVRLGKSVVHCADRPGFIANRLGIHWLAAGVVEAAERGIPVEAADALIGRPFGIPKTGIFGLIDLVGLDLMPHVIGSMAGALPAGDLFHAVNRPVPVVDRMIREGYTGRKGKGGFYRLNREKGRAREAVDLATGAYRPQAKPAVQAIEDAGRSMEALMRHPSPEGRYARAVMASTLAYAAMLAGDASDDIDAIDEAMRLGYNWKQGPFELIDGIGVDRFTALAEEDGLPVAPILKTAAGRSFYRVEGGRRQALTLDGTYRDLVRPDGVILLADLKLASKPLMKNGSAALWDIGDGVCCFEFTSKMNALDPDVLDLLQKSLEVVKAGHKALVVYNEGSNFSVGANLGLALFAANIAAWGQIEQLVEAGQRAYSAVKYAPFPVVGAPAGMALGGGCEILLHCHAVQAHAETYMGLVEVGVGVIPGWGGCKEMLARWQAAPTLPKGPMPGVSKVFETVSVATVSKSAAEAKDLLFLRPTDGVTMNRYRLLADAKARALAMVAGHKAPAPATYVLPGPSGKVALDMAVAQFARLGKATAHDIVVSGALAEVLSGGDADPTEAIGEEDVLALERRAFMRLIRTPGTLARVEHMLETGKPLRN, from the coding sequence ATGGCGGAGATCGGACGGGTCGCGGTCATCGGCGCCGGCGTGATGGGGGCGGGCATCGCCGCCCATGTGGCCAATGCCGGCGTGCCGGTTCTGCTCCTCGACATCGTGCCGGCCGGCGCGGCCGACCGCAGCGCCATCGCCAAGGGGGCGGTCGAGAAGATGCTGAAGACCGAGCCGGCGCCGTTCATGTCGGCGGCGGCGGCGAAGCTCGTCGAGACGGGCAACATCGAGGACGATCTCGGCAGGCTCGCCGATTGCGACTGGATCGTCGAGGCGGTCGTCGAGAAGCTCGAGGTCAAGCAGGGGCTCTATGCCCGGATCGAGGCCGTGCGGAAGCCGGGAAGCGTCGTTTCCTCAAACACTTCGACGATTCCGCTCGGCCGTCTCGTCGAGGGCCTCACGGATCGATTCAAGAGCGACTTCCTGATCACCCATTTCTTCAATCCGCCCCGCTACATGCGGCTGCTGGAGATCGTCTCCGGGCCGGCGACGCGCCCGGAGGCCACCGCGGCGGTGGCGCGCTTCGCGGACGTGCGGCTCGGCAAGAGCGTGGTCCACTGCGCCGACCGGCCGGGGTTCATCGCCAACCGGCTCGGCATCCACTGGCTCGCGGCCGGCGTCGTGGAGGCGGCCGAGCGCGGCATCCCGGTGGAGGCCGCGGACGCGCTGATCGGCCGGCCCTTCGGCATCCCGAAGACGGGCATCTTCGGCCTGATCGACCTCGTCGGCCTCGACCTGATGCCCCACGTGATCGGCAGCATGGCGGGCGCGCTGCCCGCGGGCGACCTCTTCCATGCGGTCAACCGGCCGGTACCGGTCGTCGACCGGATGATCCGCGAGGGCTACACGGGGCGGAAGGGCAAGGGCGGCTTCTACCGGCTGAACCGGGAGAAGGGCCGCGCCCGCGAGGCCGTCGACCTCGCGACCGGGGCGTACCGGCCGCAGGCGAAGCCGGCCGTCCAGGCGATCGAGGACGCGGGACGCTCGATGGAGGCGCTGATGCGCCACCCGAGTCCGGAGGGGCGCTACGCCCGTGCCGTGATGGCCTCCACCCTCGCCTACGCGGCGATGCTGGCCGGCGACGCCTCGGACGACATCGACGCGATCGACGAGGCCATGCGCCTCGGCTACAACTGGAAGCAAGGCCCGTTCGAGCTGATCGACGGGATCGGGGTCGACCGCTTCACGGCCCTCGCGGAGGAGGACGGCCTGCCGGTGGCGCCGATCCTGAAGACGGCCGCGGGGCGGAGCTTTTATCGGGTCGAGGGCGGGCGCCGGCAGGCGCTGACGCTCGACGGCACCTACCGCGACCTCGTGCGTCCGGACGGCGTGATCCTGCTCGCGGACCTGAAACTCGCGTCCAAGCCCTTGATGAAGAACGGCTCGGCGGCTCTCTGGGACATCGGCGACGGGGTCTGCTGCTTCGAGTTCACGTCGAAGATGAACGCGCTCGATCCCGACGTGCTCGACCTGCTTCAGAAATCGCTCGAGGTCGTGAAGGCCGGCCACAAGGCACTGGTCGTCTACAACGAGGGCTCCAACTTCTCGGTCGGAGCGAACCTGGGGCTCGCCCTCTTCGCCGCGAACATCGCCGCCTGGGGGCAGATTGAGCAATTGGTCGAAGCCGGGCAGAGGGCCTATTCGGCGGTGAAATACGCGCCCTTCCCGGTGGTCGGGGCGCCGGCCGGCATGGCCCTCGGCGGCGGCTGCGAGATCCTGCTGCATTGCCACGCCGTGCAGGCCCATGCGGAGACCTACATGGGGCTCGTCGAGGTCGGGGTCGGGGTCATTCCCGGCTGGGGCGGCTGCAAGGAGATGCTGGCGCGCTGGCAGGCGGCGCCGACGCTGCCGAAGGGGCCGATGCCCGGGGTCTCGAAGGTGTTCGAGACCGTGTCGGTCGCCACCGTCTCCAAGTCGGCCGCGGAGGCGAAGGACCTCCTGTTCCTGCGGCCGACGGACGGGGTGACCATGAACCGCTACCGCCTCCTCGCCGACGCCAAGGCCCGGGCGCTCGCCATGGTGGCCGGCCACAAGGCGCCGGCGCCGGCGACCTACGTGCTGCCGGGCCCGAGCGGCAAGGTTGCGCTCGACATGGCGGTGGCGCAGTTCGCCCGGCTCGGCAAGGCGACGGCGCACGACATCGTGGTCTCCGGGGCGCTTGCCGAGGTCCTTTCGGGCGGGGACGCCGACCCGACCGAGGCGATCGGGGAGGAGGACGTGCTCGCCCTGGAGCGCCGGGCCTTCATGCGGCTGATCCGGACGCCCGGCACGCTGGCGCGGGTCGAGCACATGCTGGAGACCGGGAAACCCTTGCGGAACTGA
- a CDS encoding ABC transporter ATP-binding protein, with amino-acid sequence MLAIESVGRIYPNGTRALERVTLTVGPGEIVAVVGGSGCGKSTMLRLVSGLDHATEGRIVVDGTVIAEPHPAVGLVFQEPRLLPWLTVADNVGFGLADLPREEREARVAAALGKVGLAEHARRWPRELSGGQAQRVAIARALVARPTVLLLDEPFSALDAFTRADLQDHLLDLWADSRPTLVLVTHDIEEALVLADRVVVMRPKPGRIAAEFPVELSRPRDRLAPEFEEMKRRVLRSLDETLSPRPRGEELAPAAAI; translated from the coding sequence ATGCTTGCCATCGAGAGCGTCGGCCGCATCTACCCGAACGGGACGCGGGCGCTGGAGCGCGTGACGCTCACCGTCGGCCCCGGCGAGATCGTGGCGGTCGTGGGCGGCTCGGGCTGCGGCAAGAGCACCATGCTGCGGCTTGTCTCCGGCCTCGACCACGCGACCGAGGGGCGGATCGTGGTCGACGGCACCGTCATCGCCGAGCCGCATCCGGCCGTTGGGCTGGTCTTCCAGGAACCGCGGCTCCTGCCCTGGCTGACGGTCGCCGACAACGTCGGCTTCGGCCTCGCCGATCTGCCGCGGGAGGAGCGGGAGGCGCGCGTCGCCGCCGCGCTCGGCAAGGTCGGCCTCGCCGAGCATGCCCGGCGCTGGCCGCGGGAACTCTCGGGCGGGCAGGCGCAGCGCGTCGCCATCGCGCGGGCGCTCGTCGCACGGCCAACGGTGCTGCTCCTCGACGAGCCCTTCTCGGCGCTCGACGCCTTCACGCGGGCCGACCTGCAGGACCACCTGCTCGACCTCTGGGCCGACTCGCGGCCGACGCTCGTGCTCGTCACCCACGACATAGAGGAGGCGCTGGTGCTGGCCGACCGGGTCGTCGTGATGCGGCCGAAGCCGGGGCGGATCGCGGCGGAGTTCCCGGTCGAGCTGTCCCGCCCGCGCGACCGGCTGGCGCCGGAGTTCGAGGAGATGAAGCGGCGCGTCCTGCGCTCGCTCGACGAGACCCTGAGCCCGCGCCCGCGCGGCGAGGAACTCGCGCCCGCCGCCGCCATCTAG